TTCATTTcagattaaaatattttatgtttttgtttacAAGCACATATATGCATACATTGAACAAAAATCacatttcaaacaaaaatcaagattgtattccaaaaatcaaaatagaaatcatatatatatatatattagtatgTTCACCTAATTTAACAAATCATAGgataaaatatcatatatcATACAAATTTACATAGAGGTTAATTTTTAGGGTGTAAAAACACTAAAGGAATATCAGACACTTGTCTGATTCGCTAAACCAAAACCAAATGACAAAGAATCAGAATCTTCTTCAAGCattattaattcaaaatacTCAAAATTAGAAAGCTAACACTGTTAACTTATCAAAACAAACCATGACTCCATGCTTATCATTATAAGGTATTTAGGGTATAGCACCCTTTTTGCTAACCGAAACtaattttgattcaaaattaaaattaatattttttaataatttacataaaacattcaaaacttaaaaactcATATACAAAATCAGTAACAATGTGAGATtggatgaaaatattttaaaaacaaatcaaaatttagatTTGAAGATTTCTAATAAATTTTGCCAACACTTgctaatttaaaaataatttattagataaatattttttcatagaaaaatttggtaaaattcaaatagcttaaatttttgaagtttttatCAAAATAGGTTGACTATAGGCCCagaataatttttgaaataattaaaaataaaatttgaaattataaattttcatgGCCATTTAGCttattttgaacttttataACTCTTAGCCCAAATTGTTTCCTTTGATAAACtcaaaacaaatttgaattattcaTGTCATACTATAACATTAGAGTTTGTTTTGGTGAAAAAGACTGAAAAATTCACAAGTTACCAAAgccaaaaatttaaaaataatcacaAATATACTTAGATTTCTAAGTTTCTAGTATCAATGAACCAATTTTGAACTTTTGATTCCCTTAACACAAAAAGTCCCTAACAGAGCCATTGGCACCAAATTAATATCACATTTCATtctacaaaaaattttaaataaacaactcaataCATTACCGGAATGTGGAGCTCCGATAACTCAAAGTCGAGTCGacaaaattgttaaaaatgagtttttcAATCAACTACAAAAATTCATATCTCTTAATTTACATAGTCAAATGAGATGCTACAAAAACtattagtaaaattttttcaagacCTTTTCATTGGTACCCATCATACTGTTGGaaagttattttaataatatcgATCTTAAacgaaaattgaaaaaatacaaactaaacttaagatttttATTTCGAACTATGCAAAAAtacaattttcataaattaaagcctaataaTCTTAACCACTATTTTCTTGAAtagttttctcatttttttgcCTTTCTCCTTCTTATCCAAAATTAGTTTCTTACAACCTTTTTTTTAAGCtagataatttttaaacatgaTAATGTAAAACGTTTGATAATATAAGCGAAACTACAAAACTACTCTATTTGTTAAAAGACCGTTCTTCTATTATCTTTTTACTAGTGAATCCAAAGTCATAAATACAATTGTAAAagattaaattcttttttttgtgtaattgagaaaaagatatttgaattttatttttttaagtaaaaaagattatatattaattaataagtcaaatattcaagtgttatttaaatttatattattattttatttaatatagactataatctaataaatattaattttttataacataattaattaaataaaatatttttgaggAATATTACggtaataaaagaaaaacaggcTATACGTGAGACAACTTGACTGTCTGTCAATTTCAATCAACTATAGCAAGAAATCGAAAAGTCATGACCTGTCAGGCCCACCACCAGTAACATTAGGACACGCATTCAATTGATTAAAAAGATAGTGTTAGTCAAGTCTaactttgttttatttttcgaGAAGCAGCAATGATAATGCATCTTTCGGCGTTGGGTGGATGCATGGAGACACTGTCATGTCAGGCTCCATGATCTGGGGCTTATGTCCAAATTTGAGTGAAAGTGTAACACGTTTCTCACGTAAAATGGGAAAACAATCTTACATGGAAATAATTAGAATGAGATAAAGTCCTAAGTGAGGCTTGaacctttcaaaaatttttcaaaaaatgccttcaattcaaaataaaaaattcattaatatttaatatcaatttcgaattaaaattaaataaaaaagactcAAGTTTAAAATTCTTTGTCTTGAGTCCAATCCGAAGTAGACGTGGCTTGCCACCTTGGACAGACCAACATACTCCTAGTCTAATCCGTAGCCTACGCCCAGTATGATGAGCCCATGTCACTTTGATCTTAAGAAGTCTGTGCACTTAGCCGTATTTAATCGAGTTAAGTTGGATGTACTCGactatttaatttattaattaatatattattttttatttaaaaaacataatttaaatttttttattctttaattataaaaaaaataaatcaagcTAGCTAGTTTACTTttcaacatatttttaattactatttgtatatataattttcataattcgtatgtatataatggtgattaaaaatgtattgaaaaatactgaacaaattaataattgagaTCAGATCAATCCATGTGTTGACCATCTCCACAGGGTTGTACGGATCGTTTCtctcttatctttttcttcatgtggtggccatttcttttattggtGTTTTGCACGTGGTTCAACAGGACGAGCTAGCGAGGAGATACCAAGGGGCAGCTAAGCTTATGCTACAGATTTCCCCACCTCAGCGGCTGACACTATCATCTCCTCCATCAAGCGGAAGGCCTATGCTCTGGATCCCTTCGATGTTGGCTTTCCCGTCTTTCCTTCAAGGTTTTGGTGGATCTTGTTTATTCTTCTTGTCGATTGTTAGGTGACTGTGATTTGTGAGCGGCAGAACTTTTGTTTTGTGTCTGCCATGAGGGGGTTTTTGTGCTTACTTTCTTGAGTTTTTCGATTGAGTTTGCTCGTCTAGAACCCTTGACTATGatgttactttttttttgtaagtGGCTGGATCCTTTTGACAATTGTATAATTACTTTCACACACACGTGTTATCAGAGTTTTCTACTATTCGATACTTAAATGACATGATGGTGGTGATGAGATTAATAAAAACAgcttttgtttaaaaaaagaaaatcaatctGTAAGTGCATGGCAACTCCGGTTCTAGTAcgagaaggaaaaaggaaaaattgcACGGACGTATGCAGTCCTCTTGATCTAGTTACCATGTACCACGTATCtaagtcaatttttttaaataaaacgaaaaaaagaaaacaaatactTACATGCTCAGCTGTACGTTCTATCTGCAACGTCAAACTTAGATGTTTCGAAAATTGTTGCAATCTATGAGCTAACAGTATAACATTCAATCACTTGATAGATATGATAGGCATCAGTATTGTATCCGAAGTGCAGCATTTAGACATCCTTTTATCTAGCTTCCAACATTGTTATAGTCACTGAATTTTTAGTGCAACAGATTCTATCATCAGTCGATGTATCTGTATCACGGGCACGCCTTTCTGTGAAAAAACCAGGCTCTTTCGGTTCAGGCAATGTGACCTCTTCGTTGCCCAACATGACTGCTACATCTGACATAATTGGCCTATTCTCTGCAAGTTTTTGAGCACAAAGCAAACCCACTTGTATACACCTAAGCACCTGAGATTCAACACATGAATGCCTCAAACATGGATCCAGCAGCTCTAAATCCCTGTTGTCATTCCACAGCAGCCATGCCTATAACAAATGTCAATTTTGCATAAaatgttgaaagttgaaatttcaagaaaagaGAAGTGCTTAACAATGTCTCCTTACATGTCCCAAAAGATTATGCTGATGATCTTGGTGATTAAACCTTCTGTTACATTTGCCACTCACTATCTCTAGCAAAAGAACCCCAAAACCAAACACATCTGATTTTActgaaaattttccattgaTTGCATACTCCGGGGACATATAACCACTACAAGAAATTATtgaacataaataattttaaatttaaagattttctgATTCTTCTGAAGTTTTAATATATCAACTTACCATGTCCCTGCCACTTGCTTTGTTTCTGCTTCAAGTTGGTCACCTTCAACAATTTTAGCTATGCCAAAGTCTGAAATTTTGGGGTTCAAATCATTGTCTAGTAAGATATTGCTGGACTTTAGATCCCTATGAATGATTCGCAAACTTGAATCATGATGGAGGTAGAGAAGTCCTTGAACAATTCCCATTACAATGTCAAATCGCTTTGGCCAATTCAGGAATGTTCTTTTATCCTGATCTGCAAAAGAGTTCCACCCACTTACAATTTAGGACTCTATTTAGAAACGTAAATTTCATTTCAGATTGAAACTTAGGCAAAATCAAGTGGAGATTCACAGAaacataccaaaaataaagtaGTCCAAGCTTTTGTTTGGCATGTACTCATAGATTAGCAccctttcattttcttcaatgCAACACCCTAGAAGTCTGATAAGGTTCGTATGTTGAAGCTTAGCTAATATTATAACTTCATTCTCAAACACTTCAAGACCTTGCCTAGAATTACGTGAAAGTCTCTTGGCTGCCATATCTTGTCCCTTAAATAGCACACCCTGCTAATCATTAGATGTAAGCATTGCTGTACACCCTATACTTCAATAAAATATGTGGCGTCTTACCTTGTAAACTCGACCAAAACCACCTTCTCCTAGTTTGTTTGATTCAGAGAAGTTACCCGTAGCAGATGCAACAGctacaaaatcaaataatggCAACTCATGGTATTTTTTATCCATTTTTGATCCTGTGAAATGAAAATGTATGTCAATCTACTAAAATTGGAAGAAAGGAATGAGTCAAAAGGATTAACTATCTGCTTTGCTTGCCTCACAAGTCACAGCAAACTAAGAGCATATGGTTATGGAGTTCTagcttaaacaaataaaaatcacAGCACGTCCTCAGGCTTAAAATATACCAGACACTGCTTTGCAGAATCGCAGCAAGGATAGATGAGTAAGTTcacctcttttctttctccagTTCTTCAGTATCATATACCAACATACGAAACAATGAATAAGCATTGCGGATACTGTCGACAGGATTTCTATAATCACTACTTTTAAATGCTTCCAACTTGAATTGCCTGTTGACTCCAAAAACCAACAAATTGATCAGTCGAAAAATTTTCATGCTGCAATGGTTATTGATCCAGTATGTTACATTTAAGTTAATCACAAATCCCTAAGATTAGTCATAAACAATCTTCGGCCTGTAGAAACTAAGATGATGGATTCATCAGTTGCAATTAATTATCTGCAGTAGAAGAGAAAACTGAAAAGGAaactagaaagagaaagaagaccAAAGCAAGACTCTTCATATGCATTTGTCAAGGGGAAGGCTAGAGAGTAAATGAATTAACCTCGCATTCTAGCAAATACAGCAGCATCAATCAGTGGAAAATTTAGATAACATCCGGAAACAGATAGTAATACAAACTGAAAACATCAGTTTAAAAACCATAAAAATGGTTCCTGTTGCTGATGTCAACATACGTTTCGACATGTCAGCTGCAACTAGTGACTCAGACTTCTGGGGAGATTACTCACAAACTACACGGTATGTTTTCACTTGCAGTAATGAATATAGCAAGAATCACATGACAAAGACTCGTTTGATTGTTGAGGAATATACATGTGAAACGGAGGGCCGCATATGCATCTATGCATTTGGTCATTGAAATGCATCTACCAAAGTCTTGGTACCCACAGATTTTGAAACTAGTTGTTTCTGGTTTGCTTGGCAAAAGGGTGATCAAATAGTCAAGAATTTGACACAAAAACCAGGTATAGATAAGTGATTGTTTTGGTTCCAATACAAAGATTTCCTGATGAAAGAGGGGGAACAAAGTTAAAGTACaaggaaattataatttttaatttgaaatattaattaattatgagaaaattattaGTTTGTATATGTCAGCTACCAATGGagtttttagatttttaaattgCGTTGGATGATTATCATATgtttatttacaaattaaaattaagttattattttaaaaaagtctcttaaattattttaaataatcaataaacgtttattattttattgtattcaattaaggttttatatttttcttttgaatcaaataagctCTTTGTCACGCTCCAGACCCTAGGCATAACAGACGTCGCACACCTGCAAGATAAACCCTACAAGCATGCAAGGCTCAAAACTAATATCTTAACCAACTAACTAAAATGGgtcaaatatatttatgaaatataataattctcaAATCTATGGTACTGAGATAAAATCctgaataaacaatttaagGTCACAAAAGGTTCATAACATCTAAACAATGCTGAAGCGAACTAACACCATATGCTAGCCTATGAAACGTCACTCCCCGAAGTTTCTCACGTGTTTGATCAAATCACaacctgaaaaaaaaaaaggtgaaggAAGGAGTGAGTCCAACAGCTCAGCAAGTGACTAACATCCCTTCAACCGGATTAAACATGCACAAAACATTTAGGCCAAAAACTTTTATTCtcatataaaaatcaaaaacaaaattttggatAATCTAattcaaataacaaaaatatcttaattccaaaattttaaaataatggaTAAAATATGATTTCACAACTATTGTAGATTTTTAATGTCTCCTGTAACATACTATGGCCATATTTAACTCCTATGGCATAGGTTATAATCATAACAGAAATCACAATTAACCCTAATGGCATGGGTCATAAAAATCACAATTAACCCCAGTGGCATGGGTCATAAGTATATCGGAAGCAACCATTGGCTACTCTGAATAGATATCACAAGTACTACTATTCTGTAACCGATGGTGCGGTTGGGAGATCAATCTCTAATCACATAATACATATCGACATGGCCAACGTTTAACCCCCATTGGCAGGATCATAACATAGTGGTATtaggagacaaaacaaaatatattttctgaTTGCCCAGTTCATAAAACGATAATATTCACTTTCACAAAACTCATATCATGCACATTAAAAGcatatttatttcaaactaagtacttatatatataatcataaagatAATCATGTATTCACAAGTTagataaaatcatatttatatttcaaaatcagaAATCGTAGTTCACAAAAATTCACATTCTGAAATCCAACATAcgaaaatcatatatatacattttgcATGCTCAACTTGAATTTTACAAATCATAGGACAAAACATAAGACAAAACATATTACacataatatatgaaattcaaCTTCACATTGAGGCTAATTTTTAGAGTGTGAAAACACCAAAGGGATATCAATCACTTACCTGATTTTGTCAATTTCACTTTCAAGTAGTAAATCAGAAAATCCTCTTAGTAGCCtaatatttcaagaaatacatataaaaatcAGAACTAAATTTGTAAACAAATCCTACAAGGTGACTTTTCGTTGACCATCCTAAACACTTAGGGTGTATAGCAACCTCTATTgcaatttaaaaacattttcaattaaataagtaacatattattattattattattattattattatttaaattaataaagatcaaataaaatttgaaaattaaatttaaatcataGAATTAGTAAAGATTTTAATTTCTGATATAAGATAACACTAATTTCAAtcataaaaatcatatttaaaatttttcataaatttttgatattttaggaaaatttattaatttaataaataaatttataaaatattaatatatgtacttttgatataaaaaatacAGTAAAAATCACATATCCAATATTTATGAAGTTTACAACAGAATTtatcatatattaattaaaatcgaatttttaaaagaattaaaaaggaattttctattttctggAATTTTCAGAATCTAGATGGCCATTTGGCCTACTTTGAGCACTTGTAACTTTTAACTCGAAAATTTTCCAGTGATGAAATCAATACCAATATGAAGTATTGTCTTAAATAATCACATATTTGTTGCTGAGAATTCTATGCATCCCTACAAAACCTGAAAGCTTTCAACTAGATGTACATGGGATCTTTGTCTTCCACTAGCTAGTTTATTAACTAGGATGAGTGCATAACCCTCGGGCTAGGGCAGGCTACtccaaaaaatgaattaatttaatcaaaaatgaaTATCCTGAAAAATCGTCACGCTGGCCTTTTTCATGTCTTCAGCTTCTTTAGGGGTTAATCAGAATCCTCACCGCATCCAACTCTAGAACGTGTCGTCCCCTGATTTGCAGTGGGAGCCTCCCTATCCTGGAGCATCATAAATACCGCAAAATTAGGTTGTATTCCTTGGTTTTACaagatgaaaattaaataagatgCTAACAGTTATTGTGAATTCCTAAATGATTAAACAACTAGAACAATGCAACGGCAAGTTGCAATGCCAAACAACCTTAAGTGTGGATGCTGAAGCAGTAGGCCTACTACTGGATCGCTTCCCAAGCTCAATTTGCACTGAGATGCTGGCATGTGACAAATCCACTCCAGAAGTCTGCAGTGCTTGTGTTAGAGTATTCAACAACCTGTCAAACACCATgatcaattaataaatcatGTATTCCTTAAAGATGGACTACAACACCAAAAATTTTTTCGATTAAAAAGAGCACAAAATTCCCAAGTTTCGAAAgccaaaaatatcaaaatcataaaaaaaacccaaatttttgggttttcagTATCAACGAGCCTACTTTAAGGCTTCAATTCTCTTAACACAAGAAGCTTCTAACCGAGCCATTGATGCCAAATTAAACACCTTATTTCATACTACAAAAGCCCTAAAAGAAATGACCAAAAATGTTACCGAAATATGGAATTCCGATGACCCAAAGTTTGGTTATCAAAACAGTTGAAAACTAGGTTTTTAATTAACTTCAAAAATTCATACATTCCTAACCACAAGGCCAAACGAGATGCTACAAAAGCCATTGGAAAGATCTTTTCAAGACCTTTCCATTGGTTCCCATCATGCCGCTGGAAAGTCATAGAAAAATCAATGCACATACGCCATGTTCCATCTTTTTTTGGAACTAATAAAGTAGGAACAGCACAAGGGCTAACGCTTTCTCTTACTAGGTCTTTTTCCAAAAGTTGTTTGACTTGATGTTGTAACTCTTTATGCTCTTGCGGACTCATGTGATAAGTAGGCTTGTTTGGAATTACAGAactagggatgaaatcaatgGCATGCTTAATATCTCGCATTGGTGGCAGTCTATGAAGTATCTCATTAGGTACAACATAACAAAACTCTTTAATTATGGGTTTGACATCTTTGGACAAGGGTGAAGATACTTCATTCTCCTCACAAACTAATAAGAGGTATAAAAGGCTTGACTTACGATAAGTTTTGTTTAAACCAGACATAGTGATGAGTGCGTTAtctttctcttgtttctttgGGCAATCTTCTAGCTTTAATGGAGTCAACATAATATTTACTCCATCCTTGACGAAGCAATAAGTATTCTTGTATCCGTCATGGTGAGCTCAATGATCATATTGCCATGGCTGTCCCAACAATAGGTGGCATGCGTCCATTGGGATAACATCACACCATATTTCATCTTGATACTTATTTCCAGTAGAGAATTGAACATAACAACGCTTTTTTACCTTAACTTCACTTTCTTTTCTCAGCCATTGTAGTTTGTAAGGATGAGGATGTACTTCAGTTTgaagtttcaatttttccaccATGTAGTTGGCAATAATATTTTCACAGCTTCCACTATCAATAATGACATAACAAANTTTTCTGTCATCATAGCAGTGTTAGGGTTACGACGTACAACCAGAGCTTCTCCATGGTTAGCAGAGACTTCTTCTATCTCTTCGCTGTTGAATATTTCTAGCTCATCATCTACTTCTTCAAGGCTAGGTTCTTCCATGACTTCTTCTTCAACTAAAGAGATAATTCTTCGATTTGGACAATCAGAAGCAATATGCCCAAATCCTTGGCATTTGAAGCACTTTTTGTTGACATTAGGAGCACGAGTAGAAATAGTCTCTTTATGATTTAGAGTTTTGGAAGAGTTTACCTTTGGAGGTGGAATGGTTGCCGAACTCTGTCTCCCACGGTTTGAAGTGGAATCTTTCTGTCTAGATGAACTCATTGAGCTTTTTCGTAATTGTTGTTTCTCAACCTTTAATGCTAATCTGATGACATCATTTAGGTTCCAATATGGTTGCAGTTGAACAACATCTGTAATTCCAACATTAAGACCCCCAAGATAACAAGCTACAGTTTGTTCTTCAAGCTCATGGACATCGCACTTCATGTGAAGTTGCTCGAACTCCATTGTATATTCTTCCACCATCATTGTTTTTTGCCTCAAGttatgaaatttgataaaaatttcttgTCGATAATGCTCAGGAAGGAACTTACGCTTGAGTTCTCTACGCATCTTATCCCATATTCTGATCTTGTAGCGGCATTCTCTTTCTCGTtgttttttgagattttcccACCAAATAGAAGCgtgtttcttcaatttaattgccACAAGCTTCACACGTTTTTCATCGGGAATATCTTTGAGCTCAAAAACTCTTTCTACTGTGTAGAGCTAGTCAAGGAAGTCATCAGGATGAAGTCTTCCTTCAAACTCAGGAATGTCGACTTTGATTCCCAAATCTCTGGCAGCAGCAGTTCTCAGGCGACGAATAGGTACTTCTTCATCAGAGGacaaattttgatgaaatgggTTGGTGTCATTCTCTTCATCACTAGAGTTGCTATTGTTTATTTAAGCATCACGTCTTGCGAGTTACTCTTGTAATTCTTGAATTTGCTGACGTAATTTTGCAATCTCAATCTAGTGATCATCTCTTTGACGATTTTGACGTCTTGGCggcattttattttattatggtgatgtagaaaaaaaaatgatgatatacctataaagaaataaaattaccCGTACAAGGAGTATCGAAACTTGACAGTGAATCTGAACTTATACAGCGAATAATAATCCTCTC
The genomic region above belongs to Theobroma cacao cultivar B97-61/B2 unplaced genomic scaffold, Criollo_cocoa_genome_V2, whole genome shotgun sequence and contains:
- the LOC18593783 gene encoding receptor-like serine/threonine-protein kinase SD1-6 translates to MDKKYHELPLFDFVAVASATGNFSESNKLGEGGFGRVYKGVLFKGQDMAAKRLSRNSRQGLEVFENEVIILAKLQHTNLIRLLGCCIEENERVLIYEYMPNKSLDYFIFDQDKRTFLNWPKRFDIVMGIVQGLLYLHHDSSLRIIHRDLKSSNILLDNDLNPKISDFGIAKIVEGDQLEAETKQVAGTCGYMSPEYAINGKFSVKSDVFGFGVLLLEIAWLLWNDNRDLELLDPCLRHSCVESQVLRCIQVGLLCAQKLAENRPIMSDVAVMLGNEEVTLPEPKEPGFFTERRARDTDTSTDDRICCTKNSVTITMLEAR